The Gammaproteobacteria bacterium genome has a segment encoding these proteins:
- the acs gene encoding acetate--CoA ligase encodes MNEKDLESILREQRVFPPPPSFAQRARITAAAYERLVAEAERDHEAFWARLAREELHWTKPFTQVLDASRAPNYRWFADGELNASYNCLDAHLQARGNKTAIIFESEPGDVRRMTYAELAADVNRLGNGLKKLGVTMGDRVVIYLPMVPEAVVAMLACARIGAVHSVVFGGFSARSLRDRIQDTGARVVITADGGRRAGRLVELKAAADEALSQNCPTVEQVIVLHHAGNEIAMQRGRDRWWSDLTAGEAATCEPVAVGSEHPLFLLYTSGSTGKPKGIQHSTGGFLLGAKTTTQWAFDLRDDDVFWCTADIGWVTGHTYVVYGPLAAGTTILMYEGAPVHPDAGRFWSICERHGVTVFYTAPTAIRALMKFGEEIPAKYDLSKIRLLGTVGEPINPEAWIWYHRHIGKTRCPIVDTWWQTETGATMIAPLPGAIATKPGSCTKPLPGVDAAVVDNDGNEITDPDRGGYLVIRKPWPAMLRTIWGDNARYLDTYWAKFANRFYVAGDTAHRDADGYFWVMGRADDVLKVSGHRLGTAEVESAFVAHPRVAEAAVVSRHHDIKGEAICAYVVLKGSRPTGAEAQQLAAELREWVGKELGAIAKPDDIRFADNLPKTRSGKIMRRLLRAIARGEEITQDVSTLENPAIIEQLRGEA; translated from the coding sequence ATGAATGAAAAAGACCTCGAATCGATCCTGCGCGAACAGCGGGTGTTCCCGCCACCGCCGTCATTCGCGCAACGCGCCCGCATCACGGCCGCCGCTTACGAGCGGCTGGTCGCCGAGGCGGAGCGCGACCACGAGGCGTTCTGGGCGCGACTCGCCCGCGAGGAACTGCACTGGACAAAACCGTTCACCCAGGTGCTCGATGCATCGCGGGCGCCGAACTATCGCTGGTTCGCTGACGGCGAACTCAACGCGTCGTACAACTGCCTCGACGCGCACCTGCAGGCGCGCGGCAACAAGACCGCCATCATCTTCGAGTCAGAGCCCGGCGACGTCCGGCGCATGACTTATGCCGAGCTTGCGGCCGACGTGAACCGGCTCGGCAACGGACTGAAGAAACTCGGCGTGACGATGGGCGACCGCGTCGTGATCTACCTGCCGATGGTGCCCGAGGCGGTCGTGGCGATGCTGGCTTGCGCGCGCATCGGCGCCGTGCATTCCGTGGTGTTCGGCGGCTTTTCCGCCAGGTCGCTGCGCGACCGTATCCAGGACACCGGCGCGCGCGTGGTGATCACCGCCGACGGCGGGCGGCGCGCGGGCAGGCTCGTCGAGCTGAAGGCGGCCGCCGACGAGGCGCTCAGCCAGAACTGCCCCACGGTGGAGCAGGTGATCGTGCTGCACCACGCGGGCAACGAGATCGCGATGCAACGCGGCCGCGATCGCTGGTGGTCCGATCTGACTGCCGGCGAAGCCGCAACCTGCGAGCCCGTTGCCGTGGGCAGCGAGCACCCGCTTTTCCTGCTCTACACCTCCGGCTCCACGGGCAAGCCGAAAGGCATCCAGCATTCCACGGGCGGCTTCCTGCTCGGCGCGAAGACCACCACCCAATGGGCGTTCGACCTGCGCGATGACGATGTCTTCTGGTGCACGGCGGACATCGGCTGGGTCACCGGCCACACCTACGTCGTGTACGGACCGCTCGCGGCCGGTACCACCATACTCATGTACGAGGGCGCCCCCGTGCACCCGGATGCCGGGCGTTTCTGGAGCATCTGCGAGCGTCACGGCGTCACGGTCTTCTACACGGCGCCGACCGCGATCCGCGCGCTGATGAAATTTGGCGAAGAGATCCCCGCGAAGTACGACCTGTCGAAGATCCGGCTGCTCGGGACGGTCGGTGAGCCCATCAACCCGGAGGCCTGGATCTGGTACCACCGCCACATCGGCAAGACTCGCTGCCCGATCGTGGATACCTGGTGGCAGACGGAGACCGGCGCCACGATGATCGCGCCACTGCCGGGTGCGATCGCGACCAAGCCAGGGTCGTGCACGAAGCCGCTGCCGGGTGTCGACGCGGCGGTGGTCGACAATGACGGCAACGAGATCACGGACCCGGACCGCGGCGGGTACCTCGTGATCCGCAAACCCTGGCCGGCGATGCTGCGCACCATCTGGGGCGACAACGCGCGCTATCTCGATACCTACTGGGCGAAGTTTGCCAACCGCTTCTACGTCGCCGGCGATACCGCGCATCGCGATGCGGACGGTTACTTCTGGGTGATGGGCCGGGCCGACGATGTGCTGAAGGTTTCCGGCCACCGGCTCGGCACGGCAGAGGTCGAATCGGCCTTTGTCGCCCATCCGCGGGTCGCCGAGGCGGCCGTCGTCAGCCGGCACCACGACATCAAGGGCGAGGCCATCTGCGCCTACGTGGTGCTGAAGGGCAGTCGTCCGACCGGCGCCGAGGCGCAGCAGCTCGCCGCGGAATTGCGCGAATGGGTCGGCAAGGAACTCGGCGCGATTGCCAAGCCCGACGACATCCGCTTCGCCGACAACCTGCCGAAGACGCGCTCGGGGAAGATCATGCGCCGGCTGCTGCGGGCCATCGCCCGCGGCGAGGAGATCACCCAGGACGTGTCGACACTCGAGAACCCCGCGATCATCGAGCAGCTCCGGGGCGAGGCCTAG
- a CDS encoding tetratricopeptide repeat protein has translation MSSLLDVLHRRSSRPGDAAAAAEVVPGTPESVEEAAAALDITAELELVAAPTGPYREPAVTASDETVDDSVPHRDVPAEATQALGTTTELRRWTDVAQPGAAPAAIAVAGSSPVARSRVGFVLVVLGLVAVAAALAAWRLLQPPQESFLAQPEPMPAPVADTAVVDPGNETGPVASAPAPPPAAAPVERRPAIDTATEVAWYDQPALPEATPAPQAAPLIEITRGTTGQSPVFPRLSAAYDALLVGDGFRAEALYREVLGIEPANIDALLGLASLAARAGRTPEALDLYRSVQRLDPKNASAAAALSALPGGAVPASTESELKLMLREQPAAASLHFALGVRYVHEQRWPDAQAAFFEAVRHEPTNADFAFNLAVSLDRMGQARQAASYYERAIELASGAQQFDPVAARARLAVLRGGQG, from the coding sequence TTGAGCTCACTGCTCGACGTGCTGCACCGGCGCTCGTCGCGGCCCGGGGACGCGGCGGCGGCCGCCGAGGTGGTGCCGGGCACTCCCGAGTCGGTCGAGGAGGCCGCTGCGGCGCTCGACATTACCGCGGAGCTCGAGCTGGTCGCCGCACCGACAGGACCGTATCGTGAGCCTGCGGTCACTGCCTCCGATGAGACGGTGGACGACAGCGTCCCACACAGGGATGTGCCAGCGGAGGCAACGCAGGCGCTCGGCACGACCACGGAACTGCGCCGGTGGACCGACGTGGCTCAACCCGGCGCGGCGCCGGCCGCGATCGCAGTCGCTGGCAGCAGCCCGGTGGCGCGAAGCCGCGTGGGCTTCGTGCTGGTCGTGCTCGGACTGGTTGCCGTCGCGGCCGCGCTCGCGGCCTGGCGACTCCTGCAACCGCCGCAGGAGAGTTTCCTGGCACAACCGGAGCCGATGCCGGCACCGGTCGCCGACACTGCGGTCGTCGATCCCGGTAACGAAACCGGACCGGTGGCAAGCGCACCCGCGCCACCGCCGGCTGCCGCGCCCGTGGAGCGCCGGCCGGCCATCGACACGGCGACCGAGGTTGCCTGGTACGACCAACCGGCGCTGCCGGAAGCGACGCCGGCGCCGCAAGCCGCGCCCCTGATCGAGATCACGCGCGGCACTACTGGGCAAAGCCCGGTCTTTCCGCGACTAAGCGCGGCCTACGATGCGCTCCTTGTGGGCGACGGGTTCCGCGCCGAGGCCCTCTATCGCGAGGTGCTCGGCATCGAGCCGGCCAACATTGACGCGTTGCTCGGCCTTGCATCGCTTGCGGCCCGCGCCGGGCGCACGCCGGAAGCGCTCGATCTTTACCGCAGTGTGCAGCGGCTCGACCCGAAGAACGCCAGCGCGGCGGCAGCGCTGTCGGCCCTCCCCGGCGGGGCAGTGCCGGCCTCGACAGAGAGCGAGCTGAAGCTCATGTTGCGCGAGCAGCCGGCGGCCGCGTCGCTGCACTTTGCGCTCGGCGTGCGCTACGTCCACGAGCAGCGCTGGCCGGACGCCCAGGCGGCGTTCTTCGAGGCGGTGCGCCACGAACCCACCAATGCCGATTTCGCCTTCAATCTCGCGGTGAGCCTCGACCGCATGGGACAAGCGCGGCAGGCGGCGAGTTATTACGAGCGCGCCATCGAACTCGCGAGCGGTGCCCAGCAGTTCGATCCGGTGGCCGCGCGCGCGCGGCTCGCCGTGTTGCGCGGCGGGCAGGGCTGA
- a CDS encoding SLBB domain-containing protein, which yields MRGTHISACGPVGRILTTLLVTALLPLLAAAQTSSGGALEIFQSMSPEQQRAVLESLQENQDGQSDSGFQSPEMDNQRLRLPQPSMDDQRMLMGKPRIQPKDTVLLDLRLTVTEQQKAKPVAAPPMTGGALPQAGADQRAQPAVEPAPEDPVRAAQAREDMRRRALQLLPEDQIKAFEAAEELRRQAMAANPYQLDRYGQLWIPGLPAIALAGLTEEQATERLAREPAMELLTVKVTLLNLQPLGVESLKPFGYDVFAPRGTTFQSGANIPIPAEYVVGPGDTLELQLLGNTKGKFNLVVSRDGDVRIPEIGPVTIAGLTFPQAQDAITNIVSEQMIGTRAVVTMGRLRSARVLVTGEAKQPGTYTVGGLATITNVLGASGGVKDIGSLRNIELKRNGKLVSRLDLYDVLLHGDTSDDARVLSGDVVFIPPVGRTAGVLGEIRRPATYEIQADTTAGDLVTLGGGLTPEANAASARIERIDPQHGRIVVNVDLTTEAGRSTPLRSGDVLRLDPVRPTMVNSVTLRGHVHRPGSFQYQPGMRLSDLIGSVDDLRPNADLHYVLIRRETGPELRVSAVSADLAQAWAEPGSDADIALAPRDEVTVFDMDAGRERLLAPIVAELDRQGTRSDPPQTVGVGGRVRMPGQYPLEPGMTIADLVRAGGSLDEAAFGGEAELTRYEVVNGNARETVLIEIDLARALAGDPEANIDLQPFDFLVIKELSQWTGQESVLLEGEIRFPGRYPIKRGETLASALNRAGGLTDLAFVEGSVFTRTSLKEREARQLEQLTNRMQRDLAALSVQTSQVSGTGAQSATQALIASQALLDELRKSEPVGRLVIDLPRVMAAAPGSTDDVVLKDGDRLIVPRQTQDVTVIGEVQGSTSHLYDRALARDDYIRLSGGLTQKADANRIYIVRANGGVETHSGNRWFGKKGSDVRPGDTIVVPLDAERLPPLPLWTSVTTIIYNLAIAVAAVNSF from the coding sequence ATGCGTGGCACTCACATTTCCGCTTGCGGTCCGGTCGGCCGAATCCTGACCACGCTGCTGGTCACGGCCCTGCTGCCGTTGCTTGCCGCAGCGCAGACGTCCAGCGGCGGTGCGCTCGAGATTTTCCAGTCGATGAGCCCCGAGCAGCAGCGCGCGGTGCTCGAATCGCTGCAGGAAAACCAGGATGGCCAGTCCGACTCCGGCTTCCAGTCGCCGGAGATGGACAACCAGCGCCTGCGCCTGCCGCAGCCCTCGATGGATGACCAGCGCATGCTGATGGGCAAGCCGCGCATCCAGCCGAAGGACACCGTGCTGCTCGACCTGCGCCTCACCGTCACCGAACAACAGAAAGCGAAACCGGTAGCCGCACCACCGATGACAGGCGGAGCGCTGCCACAGGCCGGAGCCGACCAGCGAGCCCAGCCCGCCGTGGAGCCCGCCCCGGAGGACCCGGTGCGCGCCGCGCAGGCCCGCGAGGACATGCGGCGGCGCGCCCTGCAACTCCTGCCCGAGGACCAGATCAAGGCCTTCGAAGCGGCCGAGGAATTGCGCCGCCAGGCCATGGCGGCCAATCCCTACCAGCTCGACCGGTACGGGCAGCTGTGGATTCCGGGATTGCCGGCCATCGCGCTCGCCGGCCTGACCGAGGAACAGGCGACCGAGCGGCTCGCGCGCGAGCCGGCCATGGAGCTGCTGACCGTGAAGGTCACGTTGCTCAACCTGCAGCCGCTCGGCGTGGAGTCGCTGAAGCCGTTCGGTTACGACGTGTTCGCGCCACGTGGCACGACCTTCCAGTCGGGAGCCAACATTCCCATACCGGCCGAGTACGTCGTCGGGCCCGGGGATACGCTCGAACTGCAGCTCCTCGGCAACACCAAGGGCAAGTTCAACCTCGTGGTGAGCCGGGACGGCGACGTGCGCATTCCCGAGATCGGCCCGGTGACGATCGCGGGCCTCACCTTCCCGCAGGCGCAGGACGCGATCACCAATATCGTCAGCGAGCAGATGATCGGCACCCGGGCAGTCGTCACCATGGGCCGGCTGCGCTCCGCCCGCGTGCTGGTGACGGGCGAAGCCAAGCAGCCAGGCACCTACACCGTGGGCGGGCTTGCGACCATCACCAACGTGCTCGGGGCGAGCGGCGGGGTCAAGGACATCGGCTCGCTGCGCAACATCGAGCTCAAGCGCAACGGCAAGCTCGTCTCACGGCTCGATCTTTACGACGTGCTCCTGCACGGCGATACCAGCGATGACGCTCGCGTGCTGTCGGGTGACGTGGTCTTCATTCCACCCGTGGGACGCACCGCCGGCGTGCTCGGCGAGATCAGGCGCCCGGCAACCTATGAGATCCAGGCTGACACCACCGCCGGCGATCTCGTGACACTCGGCGGCGGCCTGACTCCGGAAGCAAACGCGGCGAGCGCGCGGATCGAGCGCATCGATCCGCAGCACGGCCGGATCGTGGTGAACGTGGACCTGACCACCGAGGCCGGGCGCAGCACCCCGCTGCGCAGCGGCGATGTCCTCCGGCTCGACCCGGTGCGCCCGACCATGGTGAATTCCGTCACCCTGCGCGGTCACGTGCACCGGCCCGGCTCCTTCCAGTACCAGCCGGGCATGCGCCTCTCCGACCTCATCGGCAGCGTCGATGACCTGCGGCCGAACGCCGACCTGCACTACGTATTGATCCGGCGCGAGACCGGACCGGAACTGCGCGTCAGCGCCGTTTCTGCCGACCTCGCGCAGGCCTGGGCCGAGCCGGGTTCCGACGCGGATATCGCACTGGCGCCGCGCGACGAGGTCACGGTCTTCGACATGGACGCTGGGCGCGAACGCCTGCTCGCTCCGATCGTCGCCGAACTCGACCGGCAGGGCACACGCTCGGATCCGCCGCAGACCGTCGGAGTCGGTGGGCGCGTGCGCATGCCGGGCCAGTACCCGCTCGAGCCCGGCATGACCATCGCCGACCTCGTGCGTGCCGGCGGCAGCCTCGACGAGGCCGCCTTCGGCGGCGAAGCGGAGCTCACCCGCTATGAGGTCGTGAACGGCAATGCCCGCGAAACCGTGCTCATCGAGATCGACCTCGCGCGCGCCCTCGCCGGCGACCCCGAGGCGAACATCGACCTGCAGCCCTTCGACTTCCTGGTCATCAAGGAACTCTCGCAGTGGACCGGGCAGGAAAGCGTGCTGCTCGAGGGCGAGATCCGCTTCCCCGGCCGCTACCCGATCAAGCGCGGCGAGACACTCGCCTCGGCGCTCAACCGCGCCGGCGGGCTGACCGACCTCGCCTTCGTCGAGGGCAGCGTGTTCACCCGCACCAGCCTCAAGGAGCGCGAAGCGCGCCAGCTCGAACAGCTCACCAACCGCATGCAACGCGATCTCGCCGCCTTGTCGGTACAGACCAGCCAGGTGTCCGGCACCGGTGCGCAGAGCGCCACCCAGGCGCTCATCGCCAGCCAGGCGCTGCTCGATGAACTGCGCAAGAGCGAGCCCGTCGGTCGGCTCGTCATCGATCTGCCGCGCGTGATGGCCGCCGCGCCCGGCTCGACCGATGACGTGGTGCTCAAGGACGGCGACCGGCTGATCGTGCCGCGCCAGACCCAGGATGTAACGGTGATCGGCGAAGTGCAGGGCAGCACCTCGCATCTGTACGACCGTGCACTCGCCCGCGACGACTACATCCGGCTGAGCGGCGGACTGACGCAGAAGGCGGACGCGAACCGTATCTACATTGTGCGCGCCAACGGCGGCGTCGAAACCCACTCGGGCAACCGCTGGTTCGGCAAGAAAGGAAGCGACGTCAGGCCCGGCGACACCATCGTCGTGCCGCTCGACGCGGAGCGCCTGCCGCCACTGCCGCTGTGGACCTCGGTGACGACCATCATCTACAACCTCGCCATCGCGGTGGCGGCGGTGAATTCGTTCTAG
- a CDS encoding GspE/PulE family protein: MATTAPNAATANTRPSPERTERRGPRRQLGEFLLEQGLLTRDQLRVALTEQKQSNDRLGKILVRLGLISESVLRDALAEMLRVESVDLSRVVPDHDAVMLLPEELARRLRVLPVAYDPNTRVLTLAMSDTFDVVAMDQVAALLGQDIEIRTLLASEAEIYGAIETFYGREFSLAGILHEIDSMHDAAAAPAVVDEVTQPMVRLVDALLADAVKRRASDIHLEPEEGFIRVRYRVDGVLQQVSTIHKKFWSAIVVRLKVMSGMDITETRAPQDGRISLSIGGRSVDFRVAAQPTIHGENLVLRILDRRSGVVPLEQLGLHDDQLTVLKMLMARPEGVILVTGPTGSGKTTTLYSILNYRNDESVNIMTLEDPVEYPFPMIRQTSLGEAVKLDFAGGIRSLMRQDPDIILVGEIRDEATAEMAFRAAMTGHQVYSTLHTNSALGAIPRLLDIGLRPAVLAGNIIGVLAQRLVRRLCTNCRTPYQPDDIECRLMGLESAATPTLYRAGGCERCHQQGFKGRLAVMEVLRFDQDFDNALAQNQSLGELRRLAAAKGFRALADDGIRRVLAGDTSLEEIARVVDLTERAAGVVP, from the coding sequence ATGGCGACGACGGCTCCAAATGCCGCCACTGCGAACACACGGCCATCGCCGGAGCGCACGGAGCGGCGTGGCCCGCGCCGCCAGCTCGGCGAGTTTCTTCTCGAGCAAGGCCTGCTCACCCGCGACCAGCTGCGCGTCGCCCTGACCGAGCAGAAGCAGAGCAACGATCGGCTCGGCAAGATCCTGGTGCGGCTCGGGCTCATCAGCGAGTCCGTGCTGCGCGATGCGCTCGCCGAGATGCTGCGCGTCGAGAGCGTGGACCTCTCCCGGGTGGTGCCGGACCATGACGCCGTCATGCTGCTGCCGGAGGAGCTGGCGCGGCGGCTGCGCGTATTGCCGGTTGCCTACGATCCGAACACGCGGGTGCTGACGCTGGCCATGTCCGACACCTTCGACGTGGTCGCGATGGACCAGGTGGCGGCGCTCCTCGGTCAGGACATCGAGATCCGCACGCTGCTCGCGAGCGAGGCCGAGATCTACGGCGCGATCGAGACGTTCTACGGCCGCGAGTTCTCGCTGGCCGGAATCCTGCACGAAATAGATTCGATGCACGATGCGGCGGCTGCGCCCGCCGTGGTCGACGAGGTGACGCAGCCGATGGTGCGGCTCGTCGATGCGCTGCTCGCCGACGCGGTGAAACGGCGTGCGTCCGACATCCACCTGGAGCCCGAGGAGGGCTTCATCCGCGTGCGCTACCGCGTGGACGGGGTGCTGCAGCAGGTGTCGACCATTCACAAGAAGTTCTGGAGTGCCATCGTGGTGCGGCTGAAAGTCATGTCCGGCATGGACATCACCGAAACCCGCGCCCCGCAGGACGGCCGCATCTCGCTCTCCATCGGCGGACGCAGCGTGGACTTCCGCGTGGCCGCCCAGCCGACCATTCACGGCGAGAACCTGGTGTTGCGCATCCTCGACCGGCGCAGCGGCGTGGTGCCGCTCGAGCAGCTCGGGCTGCACGACGACCAGCTCACGGTCCTGAAGATGCTGATGGCGCGCCCGGAGGGGGTGATCCTCGTCACCGGCCCGACGGGCAGCGGCAAGACCACGACGCTGTACTCGATCCTCAACTACCGCAACGACGAGTCGGTCAACATCATGACGCTCGAGGATCCGGTGGAGTATCCCTTTCCGATGATCCGCCAGACCTCCCTCGGCGAGGCGGTGAAGCTCGACTTCGCGGGCGGCATACGCTCGCTCATGCGCCAGGATCCCGACATCATCCTCGTCGGCGAGATACGCGACGAGGCGACTGCGGAGATGGCGTTTCGCGCGGCCATGACCGGGCACCAGGTCTACTCGACGCTGCACACGAACTCCGCGCTCGGCGCGATCCCGCGCCTGCTCGACATCGGCCTGCGGCCGGCGGTCCTTGCCGGCAACATCATCGGCGTGCTCGCGCAGCGGCTGGTACGCCGCCTGTGCACGAACTGCAGGACGCCGTATCAGCCCGATGACATCGAGTGTCGGCTCATGGGCCTGGAGTCCGCGGCCACGCCGACCCTCTACCGCGCCGGTGGCTGCGAACGCTGCCACCAGCAGGGCTTCAAGGGGCGGCTTGCGGTCATGGAAGTCCTGCGTTTCGACCAGGACTTCGACAACGCGCTCGCGCAGAACCAGTCGCTCGGCGAACTGCGCCGGCTGGCCGCCGCCAAGGGCTTTCGCGCGCTCGCCGACGACGGCATCCGGCGCGTGCTGGCCGGTGACACGAGCCTGGAGGAGATCGCGCGGGTGGTGGACCTGACGGAGCGCGCGGCAGGAGTCGTGCCGTGA
- a CDS encoding fructosamine kinase family protein — protein MLPESVSASLAAAGFRLQVRSLRAIAGGSINECYRATAAGARTLFIKLNGPDCAAMFAAESAGLQALRRAAAVRVPEPLARGATADAAWIALEWLDLEAGTPRAGARLGELLAAQHRHTAPRFGWERDNTIGTTPQPNAWLDDWPGFWRERRLAPQLRLAAAAGHGQALAGKGERLLDVLPQLFAGHQPVASLLHGDLWGGNWAMTGAGEPVIFDPAVYYGDRECDLAMTELFGGFPPGFRVAYEAAWPLPPGYARRRDIYNLYHVLNHLNLFGGAYLGQAGSLIDRLLTAL, from the coding sequence ATGCTGCCGGAGTCCGTCTCAGCGAGCCTCGCCGCAGCCGGCTTCCGGTTGCAGGTGCGCTCGCTCCGGGCGATCGCCGGGGGCAGCATCAATGAGTGCTATCGCGCCACCGCCGCCGGTGCCCGGACGTTGTTCATCAAGCTGAATGGCCCGGACTGCGCGGCGATGTTCGCGGCGGAGTCTGCCGGGTTGCAGGCGTTGCGCCGGGCCGCTGCCGTACGCGTGCCTGAGCCGCTGGCCCGGGGCGCAACGGCGGATGCGGCCTGGATCGCGCTGGAGTGGCTCGACCTGGAGGCGGGCACGCCGCGCGCCGGCGCACGCCTCGGCGAACTGCTCGCCGCCCAGCATCGGCACACCGCGCCGCGCTTCGGCTGGGAGCGCGACAACACGATCGGCACGACGCCGCAGCCGAACGCCTGGCTCGACGACTGGCCCGGCTTCTGGCGCGAGCGGCGCCTGGCGCCACAGCTGCGGCTGGCCGCAGCGGCCGGGCATGGCCAGGCGCTTGCCGGGAAAGGCGAACGGCTGCTCGACGTCCTGCCGCAGCTTTTCGCCGGACACCAGCCGGTCGCGTCGCTGCTGCATGGAGATCTGTGGGGCGGCAACTGGGCGATGACCGGGGCCGGCGAGCCGGTGATCTTCGATCCGGCGGTGTACTACGGCGACCGCGAGTGCGATCTCGCGATGACGGAGCTGTTCGGTGGTTTTCCGCCCGGGTTCCGCGTGGCCTATGAGGCGGCCTGGCCACTGCCGCCCGGCTATGCGCGGCGCCGGGACATTTACAATCTCTACCATGTCCTCAATCATCTGAACCTGTTTGGCGGCGCGTATCTCGGCCAGGCCGGGTCGCTGATTGATAGGCTGTTGACCGCGTTGTAG
- the mshL gene encoding pilus (MSHA type) biogenesis protein MshL: MADATCSRVRTGVVLAISSAAVTVLAGCGTLTQFDPDPVHLEQPVTDAGIPAPVTQLPVPPPPTPAPPQETYSLVVTDMPVRDVLFALARDARVNVDIHGEIGGNVTMNAIDQTLPQILDRISRQVSLRYQLESGSLVVTPDLPFWRNYRVDYVNLARSSEGEVSVATAVASTGGSVEGEESGGGGGGGSSGGSELGNVSRTTVRSVSDNAFWTILAANIRQIVTGQGAGSETATGGAPAAGGDPVLVNPIAGIVSVQATQAQHSQVQAFVDQVSVNSKRQVLIEVTVVEVNLGDQYQAGVDWARVSAGGGAGSNGPSFLSEMTANNLGAPPVFTMTYNNFDADGSGISAAVKLLAQFGDTKVLSSPRIMALNNQTALLKVVDERVYFSLQQDITEASSNNPQRTVITSEIRTVPVGFVMSVTPQINANGNVSLNIRPTITRILGFAVDPAPELLGADFQNLVPEIHVNEIESLLEVADGQTVVIGGLMTDEVSKNRDEVPLLGRLPGIGDLFAYRDDKVTKSELVLFLRPTVIRGAGVGDAAIARGPAPTSVGAIVPQSVEPRL; the protein is encoded by the coding sequence ATGGCCGACGCAACATGCTCTCGCGTCCGTACCGGCGTTGTGCTCGCGATATCGAGCGCTGCCGTCACGGTGCTCGCGGGCTGCGGCACGCTCACGCAGTTCGACCCCGACCCAGTTCATCTCGAGCAGCCGGTGACCGACGCCGGCATTCCGGCACCCGTGACGCAGCTCCCGGTGCCGCCTCCGCCGACACCCGCCCCGCCGCAGGAAACCTACAGCCTGGTCGTGACCGACATGCCGGTGCGTGACGTGCTGTTCGCGCTCGCGCGCGACGCGCGCGTGAACGTGGACATTCACGGCGAGATCGGCGGCAACGTCACCATGAACGCCATCGACCAGACCCTGCCGCAGATCCTCGACCGGATCAGCCGCCAGGTGAGCCTGCGTTACCAGCTGGAATCCGGCAGCCTGGTGGTGACGCCGGACCTGCCCTTCTGGCGCAACTATCGCGTCGACTACGTCAATCTCGCCCGCAGCAGCGAGGGCGAGGTCAGTGTCGCCACGGCCGTTGCCTCCACCGGCGGCAGCGTCGAGGGCGAGGAATCCGGCGGTGGCGGTGGCGGCGGCAGTTCCGGCGGCAGCGAGCTGGGCAACGTCTCGCGCACCACGGTGCGCAGCGTTTCGGACAACGCGTTCTGGACGATCCTCGCCGCCAACATTCGCCAGATCGTCACCGGACAGGGCGCGGGCAGCGAGACGGCGACCGGCGGCGCGCCGGCGGCGGGCGGCGACCCGGTGCTGGTGAACCCGATCGCCGGCATCGTGAGCGTGCAGGCCACCCAGGCCCAGCACAGCCAGGTGCAGGCCTTCGTGGACCAGGTGTCCGTCAACTCGAAGCGCCAGGTGCTGATCGAGGTCACCGTGGTCGAGGTCAATCTCGGCGACCAGTACCAGGCGGGCGTGGACTGGGCGCGGGTTTCCGCCGGCGGCGGCGCCGGCAGTAACGGGCCCTCGTTCCTCTCGGAGATGACCGCCAACAACCTGGGCGCGCCGCCGGTGTTCACGATGACGTACAACAACTTCGATGCGGACGGCAGCGGCATCAGCGCTGCGGTCAAGCTGCTGGCGCAGTTCGGCGACACCAAGGTGCTCTCCAGCCCGCGCATCATGGCCCTGAACAACCAGACCGCGTTGCTCAAGGTGGTCGACGAGCGCGTGTATTTCAGCCTGCAGCAGGACATCACGGAAGCCTCCAGCAACAACCCGCAGCGCACGGTGATCACGAGCGAGATCCGCACCGTGCCGGTGGGTTTCGTGATGAGCGTGACGCCGCAGATCAATGCGAACGGCAACGTCAGTCTGAACATCCGGCCGACGATCACGCGGATTCTCGGGTTCGCAGTGGACCCGGCGCCGGAACTGCTCGGTGCCGACTTCCAGAACCTCGTGCCCGAGATTCACGTGAACGAGATCGAGTCGTTGCTCGAGGTGGCCGACGGCCAGACCGTGGTCATCGGCGGGCTGATGACGGATGAGGTCAGCAAGAATCGCGACGAGGTTCCGCTGCTCGGCCGGCTTCCCGGGATCGGCGACCTGTTCGCCTACCGCGACGACAAGGTGACGAAGAGCGAGCTCGTGCTGTTCCTGCGCCCGACGGTGATCCGCGGCGCAGGCGTCGGCGACGCGGCCATCGCGCGCGGGCCGGCACCGACCTCGGTCGGCGCCATCGTCCCGCAGTCCGTGGAGCCGCGGCTTTGA